In the genome of Bacillus thuringiensis, the window AAAATATGTTTAAATAGATATAATGACGCATTAATTCATATTGAATTTATGCTTATATTTTAAAAGGGCATCGGAAATAATAGTGATTTTCCAAAACGGTTTTTACTTTTAATAGGAACTTGTATTACAATATGGTAAAATTATTTCAATATATTTATTTAATATGAAATACAAAGAGGGAGCGTGAAAAAAGTGGATTTTCGATTTGAATTTACAACGAAGCTGAAAGAATACTTAGACGATGAGAAGGATGAAAAAATAATAAAAGATGGACACAGAGATGTAATTTTTCACTATTTATATGCGTTAGAGACTGAAATTGGCGTTGTTAAAAATCCTAATTTTACTTTTTTTGCATCAGGAAGACGTTCACATATAGTGTTAGAAAACGTTGAATTTAAAACAGAAGTAAATGTAAAAAGTAATATAATTGAAATTACAAAAATCGTGGATAATGTAGCTATTCCATTAGATACTATCGTAGCGAAAGATCGGGAATTATTTGCACTTGGGCGTAATGAGAAGTTTAGTGTGCAAATATTAGAGCAGTATCTCTTTGATACATTTGGAGATAAGTTAGGCTTATAATGAATAGAATGAGGTACGTATTTATAGGTAGTGAATTTTAGTTTATATTACTCGTGTTTGACCTCTCATTTAATTTGTACTACAATTCGTAGTGTGAAAGGAGTCATACGATGTTTACGCAAAACTATAGGT includes:
- a CDS encoding DUF3942 family protein, whose product is MDFRFEFTTKLKEYLDDEKDEKIIKDGHRDVIFHYLYALETEIGVVKNPNFTFFASGRRSHIVLENVEFKTEVNVKSNIIEITKIVDNVAIPLDTIVAKDRELFALGRNEKFSVQILEQYLFDTFGDKLGL